In Drechmeria coniospora strain ARSEF 6962 chromosome 03, whole genome shotgun sequence, the DNA window CGATGGCCAGAGACGTTGTCGTGGCAAACAACAACAAACTGTTGCCAACGTTGCCAACTTGTGATGTTCCATCATCTTGGCATTGTTCAAGAGAACCGTCGTGCCATTTCAGTCTTCTCTCACTGGAGCACGGCTGGGAAACGAGCGCAATGCAGGATGGTTATTACATGATTTCTTGTTATTGCTCCAGCCTCTGAGCGCAGACCTCCTTTTGTGGACGACAATGACCGGGAATGCTTCATACACGTGTACCCTCTCCACCGTGCATCCCCTCGGAGTGAGGAATCTATTCAGGCTGAAGTCTAATACAGCTGAACGCAAACAAGGCAGGTAAGTAGGAATATTACCGCACAGTAAATATGCTGCAATTTGTGCATGGACCGATTCGTAAGAGCTCACGTTTCGGCTTCGCACTATAACGGCAGTGAGAGCACATGATATGTTGCATGCGAAGCTAaatgcacgtacttgcagggGACTTCCTCGGGGAATATCGTACgtgcctacggagtactagtgCATTTAATTTTCGGATTACGATTACGTGCAGGTTGTTCCTGAGCATCTCCGTCTAAGTACTGGGGTATGTGCGTGAGTGTGTATGGTTGTGCCTGTTACACTGTGCGGTATACGTGTGTAAGTAGAGGAATAACGCAACGATATGCATCCTTCCAGACGAAATTTGTTCAGTGTACACATGGTTGCAGGTTTCGCCTTGCATCACCACTGCGATTACGACGCGCGTGGAAGCAGAAACGTGCTACGTAGGATGCCCAGCTAAAGAAAGGTTGAGTGAGCGACGGGATGGCAGTATGCATGCTCGGAGTAGTAATAGGCCGATTTTTTCGACATTAGATCCTTCGTTATTTCCCAGCTTTGTCAGTTCCCCTCTGGATTGGGTCGTCCGGCTCTCCATtatacacctacaggtagCGTCATGATATGGCTGATCAAAGAATAACTACAACATGCCAGTtctacttgcacaagtaggCAGGCACTATTAGTGCATTTTTTGACAACTGGACGCATTCATTACTTGTATCATACCCTAGGATCGCAGCCGCACGAGCTAATGCATCGGCACATCAGCAACGTGGGAGCGGCTATTGGAACCATGTAGTTTATTGTCTGGTGGGAGCCGATGGGAATGAGGATTAGGAGGTGAGTGGTATCTTATGTTCTTCGTGAGACCGACTTAGTGTACCTCATCTGCGATAGAATACACCTAGACACGCGTTCTTCGTTTCCTAGGCAGACACACTTGATGTGTGTCTGCAAGTCGACAAATAAACAACGACCATGGCTCTGCCTATCACCACTTTGCCATCAACTGAGAATTCCTAATTACCGTCTTCCCATTGCACCGGCGCCATCGTGCAAGGGAGTGCACCGCATGTAATAACATGTTTCTTGGCTAAtccacctacagtacatgtactcgcctGGTTCATCTTGGTTGTGGTTCATTCCCACTATTATTGTGAGCCGCCATTCTAGTGCCTGCAACAAGGGGCATAGGCGCCTGTtgaggatgatgatgatAGGCGTAATCCGAGCTGTAGGTGCGTACACATGCTTGTTCGTAGATACCGACGGCCTCCGAGGGCGACCGCCGGCTTGAAAAATAAAATCCCAACATACTCGTCCAGGTGCGAAGAAGTTTTGCCACactgcatgtgctgtaggaACGTTGATTTGTCGTCATCAGGAAGTGAGCAGCGTATATGTACTTTCGCGGGGCAACCTTAACCCGAGCAGCCGAAATGTAACCAGGAGCTGGACTGCTTGCACTAAGAATATCATCTATACTGGGGCCTGTCTCGATATGGCTTAATGCACAGTGTTGATTAGAACGGACATTCCTTCCATCGAGTACCAATGAACCATGTTTCAAGGCGGTAGAAGACTGTGTCCATACTGTATTCCTTTGATCGTCACACCCAGCATCATGACCAGGACCTGTACTCTCAGCGGCAGAACTTGATGCCCTAGCCTGAATCCATCCTCCATACCCTCCGGCCTAGGCATGCGGGAAGTCATCCGTTCATGCTACGTAGCACGTTCCCGTCCTTAACGCTCGAATCCTTCATCTGGAAAAGGTGGACAATCTTaagacgtcgtcgccatgcctcCTACTCGGTCCTTATGCGGGGCCCCGATCTCCTCGGGCTCCATCATCCTCAACTGCAGCACGAGTCACCATTCATACCGTACATCGAAGGAGGTATCTAAAGAATCTTTACTCACACACTTGGGAGCAGACCTACCATGGGTCGGCTGAGGTACCATTCAACGCAGAGCAGCGTTCAGCCTCGGTGGACGGACACCACAATGCGGGGTCCGGCGGGCTCCCAGTTGCACTACTTGCATCCTCAAAGTTGTTcagcgtactccgtacggagtacttgggcgAGAATTGCTCATGTCCCAGTTCCGTAGGATTCCGCCCGCAATTTAAAGCCGCGGAGATGCCCATATTTTGTTTGGCGGATTGACATGAGGGCAGTGGCAAACCGTGCGAAAGATTCGAGAAGCCCAGGGAAACCCGACTGCCAAGTTCAAAATGCGACCGTACACTTGGGCCTTGCTATTGCTGCTTGGTGCGAATGCTGCCCCGAATTTGCCGCATGGTTCGGCTGCTGGGTTGACTCCCATCACCGACGATGGCAGCAACTTGAACCGACTGGAAAGCCGAAGGGTCAAGTTCAAGAAAGGCAAAGTGCTTATGCTGGATGAAATCCATACCAGAGCTGTCGACTCATGGACTGCTCGAAATGGCCTAAGCAAATGCAACTCGACGGCCCAGTCGATGGAATGCAAACTCACGCACAGGCAAAATCACAAGATCGACATGTTGGCCGTGGTAACTAGCCTTGATAATGCTTTCGACGCCGGAACATGGGGGAATATTTCCGTCTCTTTTGCGAATGACGACATCAACGACCCTGATATCAAAATGGTCCAGGTTCTCGCAGAACCTCGCGGAGTCATCACTACAGTGGATCCTATTGATCTTGAGAAGGTATTTGGTAAAAAGAAGATCTCCATCAACGAATTTTCGACGATAGGATTACATGCGACCAGCAATTCGGATAAATTTAGCGTCCGCGGTACGTCAGAAGCACCAATCTACTGCTTGCGATGGTGCATGCGTCTAACTTTGCCACACGTAGGCTTGACCCTGTTGGCGAGGCTTGCCGATTCCCCTGATTCTCATATTGGTTTGAGCATGACCAAGTATAGCGCTCTTAGTACTTGGTTTGCCGAAACTCCACTACGGAACAGCCTCGAGATGGTATGGAGCGGAAGGGTGGAAACGGATGATTGGAACGCAGTGTTTCAAAGCTTGTCCAGTACGTGGCCTATTGTTCATGGTTCATCCTGCTATGCTGCAACTTCTCCTATTCTTTCAcactctctctctctcttcACCAATCGTCACTCGCATGCTAATGGATGAATGAATGATAGGTGTGAAGAAGCCGCCGAGGAACTGTGTAAGTCTCTCACTGCACTTCTGACCATTTCAGTCTGCTAACGAATTGATAGTTCTTTTCAGTATGCTCCCACATAGCGATACACCCTACCACTCTATCAATGTTGTTTGCTAATCTTTCATAGCCTATTCAATGTCTGTTTACCTATTCATAGCAAAATTTCATCAGAACGTCACAGGTGGTCAGGAAATAGCCCCAGTGGCATGTTTTGTTTGTACTGGGCATCGCCTCAATACCAGTATTCACGTACTGCTACATGAACATGAATAAGTAGATTTTCATTTGTTTTGGAGTGCCACGGCTACAGCACGTTGAATCTCGCGAGCCTTCAGGGTAGCTCTCGTTCATGGCCCAAGGATGTCGGCGCACTCAATTGGACAGTCGAAGGCGCCGCAAGCACGAATGGTGTAAGTAGGAAGCAAGGAAGGCAAGAAAGGGAGAGGCTTGAACGTCCTCGCACAGTTTTGGTTCTGTCCCTTCACTCGTTGCGTTGCCTTCTTGGTCAGTGAATCCACCGCTAGGCCGGTACAGCGATATTGTGGCCAGTGAATCCTTAGTTTCTGCATATTATTTACTGCTTACATGTAGTCAGTGCATCTGATACTGTATATGAGCGTAGTCGGTGAATGGACGCTGCTCTGCATTAGTGAATTAGTGATTAATTCCGGCGGACTGAGTAATAGTCCGAGGTCGGAGAGAAATTGCCATTTCTGGTTAGTGGCCACGAGACGAAGATGTCCATGAAATGGCCCGCGCACGACGAACTTTTGGTTGTGATCGAGCCTCCTTCAACATTGCCTCTGGCCAGCAGCCCGAACGCGCGCCCCAGCGACCGGCCGATGCGGTGGCTGGCTTCCCCTCATTTTCATCCCAACTTGCTGGTCAGAAATGTGTCACCTCCCCTCCCTTCCATCATTCACAGCCCATCCCACGGACGCGGCACGCTGCGGCATCGTGGGCCTGATGCCCTGAAGGCGACGTCGGGGCCGAGCAATCGATGAAAAGGCGCTGCTGTTATAAGACGGCCGCCGGTATAAAATGCTGAGCTCGGCGCGCATCGATCGCAACCCAGACCAGGAACCGAGGTGGCGACGAATCGCGAACGAGGCGCAACGCGTGGGTGAGCATTGCACAATTTTCCTCCCGTCGCCCCGGAAGCCTCGGCCGTGTCTGACGGAGCGGCAGACAGAAGCGAAGCAAAACAGGCCCTTGCGGGATCGACAGGCCACAGACGACGATCCGTCCCCGACACCGACCCCGACACCGACCCCGACTCCGGCTCTGGAGCCCCAGGAGCCTGTGCGCCGACTGCAGGTCATACGGCGTCACCCCCACGCAGCATGTGCACGCAGGTGGACAAGAGATGGACATGCGGACATGTTGGCTACTACCGGATCAAATACTGCGAGCAACTGTTCAAGGGCTGCAAGGGAACGTCGGAAAAGCACGAGATTGTGGACGAAGCGGAAGAGTGCGGCGACTGCCTTCGTCGAAGAACGCTCCCAAAGCCATTTGTGGCCAGGTAGCGTCGCATGTGAAAAATGGGGAAACTTGGGCCGAGAGCAGAAGCCCTTTGTGGTAGCATCACTCGACTTGGTCAAGAAGCATGAAGGCAGTTGATTCCTCGACTTGTCGGTCTTGTGGGCCGTGTTTGCCAATGCGTTCATTGCACGAAGCGTTTCGTCCGGCCCATAGGTAGGAACCACTGATACGTTTGCTACGTCTCTCGAAACGTACATGATCTTTGATGCTCAACCGTTTGTCCTCGTGCACTCCTTGGTGGATACGCTATGCTGGCGGGGACTGAGGAGGATGGGAGAGGATGAAGAAGGATGGAGACGAGGCAGGTAGTGTAGGATATTGGCTTGGCGAGTGCTGCTTCCGCCATCTGCCAACGCTCCCTGTTGGCGACGCACCATCCACAGCCGCGCGTCCAACAGAAACGATTGTGATACGGTCGACGTCGCTCCTCGTGTACGAGCGGTTGTGCGGCCATCCGCCCGATGGTGAGCGTCAGGAACGATGGCTCCGCCTACCATTGCCATTTCCCGCAGGATACGGAGTTCACGATCTAGCCGCGATGGCGCCACAACGTCGATGATTCCTCAACACGGTCGCTATGGAATTGGAGGCTGCTCATTTTATCCAGCTGCCGCATAGTCATGGTGTACGGCTGAGTTGCGGTTGCGTCATGTGCCGCGAGCTCGAACTGCGGTTTCGCCTAGTAGGTGATGAATACAAGTGTGCAGCCTATTCATACTCGTATTGATACCCTATTGTTGAAATGCCCTATTGTTGAAAGGGACGTGGCCGTTATCGGCGTAGTAACAAGATGCGACGTGCCAGGAGGTCGTCGGCTCCACGTCTCCTGGACACATGGTTAGTTATCCTGACTACTGTTGCGAAGTGAAGCTCTTTTTGGCTTGGCACCTACGAGTAAAACGATAAGGATGTATCGCCAGCTTCCTGTCCACTTCCAATGATCGCGAAGGTGCCACAACTAGGTCGTTATTAGTCGAGGAAGAGAATATAGAAACTTTGACCTGGGTAATACAGAAGTCTGATATTCTGGCCACTCGGCAGAACTGAATCGTAGCATGCTTGATGCAGCCACCGATGCACTTGCACGAATTTGGCAGTAAATGTAAGTGAAGAATTTGACGAAGataaagtacatgtatacatgtacatgtatttaatacaatgtacggagtacggagtactgtactccgtacaactaagtacagtacttaagtcCGGAGTActgagtaggtgtactccgtactctggTCATACGGagggagtacatgcagtgtTTGTATTTACTGCACTGGTAACAACAACTAAtatatgtacttacaagcactccctactctgtactgcacttacggtaagtacaagttctcctaagtacagtacatacttaaaCTTAAGTACGTTGTTTACATGTTTGGAGTACATcaatgtacagtaagtacaaacTCCTACGGTACTCTACcgaactccgtacaagcagcCCAGACCAGGCTGCCAAATCTGGCCCACAAATGGCTGCCTCAACGGATATCGCTTTTGATGTGATGATGCACTGATGGATGACCTGCATGTCGGCGAGTACCGTGCTTACTGCCGGTTGTGCCTCCCGTGCGGACGAGGTTGAGCGGGCCAGGGCACGTCAACAACAGTCTTGTGCACCACCATTTCGAGGGGGTGCCTTTGGCCCCGATGGCTCTTCGTAAGCTTAATTGCAAAAGCCAGGCGCCTACAACTACGTATCACATTGCATCGTCGGATACGAAGGAGAGTACCTGTCGCTCTCGAATCTGACCCGTCAATCGTGTGTGTCGGGACGGAGAGGCACTACGTACAACAACTAGTAACAACTAGTACCATTTGTGAGTGAAGTACCCGTAGAGTACGGAGCCCTGTAAGTACCAAGGTATTCTTATTGGGCGGCCATGAAATACATGCGAGtaccgtaagtaagtacttgcagcacactACGCCGTCCTTGCTGGAACATTCACAGGTGTATGGCATTAATTACCACGTAATATTCTTTGCACCTTTCTGTCGATGGCTGAATGCCATTCGCTAGGTGACGTTGCTGCAAGGCTGATGGCCATTCAGCGAGTGAGCCAGCAACATATTGGTCTATGCCGTTTCGGTTTTCGATCCGCCCCAGCCTTGTAAATCATACGACTTTTCCCCGTCACTGCATGGAGCTGGACGCAAATTTGCCGCCCCTTGAGCAAAGTCACGCCATTCGGGCGAGCCACGAGCAGGGACGGCTAGATAGCACCCGTAGAAGGAAGGGACAGCTCACCTTGTACCAAGAAACCGATGTCGTACTTTGTACGGTGCAAgcgcagtaagtacaggtaggtaggtatacttacttacttgtacttgtacatacgAATTGATACTGCAAGGTACGCGGCCagaagtaggtactaagaTTACATGACTCCCAagaatacttgtacaaacCTACTTGCatagttgtaagtaagtacatggcgTATTACCCCGTAATTCCATTTCAACAGTGAATGccagtactaatacttgtactcatacttacagtactgtactaggtagttgcaagtacaagttcacttaagtattattacatacttgtaagtaggtgtgcaatTCCAGAGACGTAATCTTCCAGCCGCGCAATCCGAAAGCATCCGACTAGCTCCGTCACGTCCGTCCACCGCCCCAAGATCTGGTGGCCTTcatgtacacttactgtacaaacATATCGCTAGTCCATTGTTCACTTACTTACGCCTACTGCAcatgtatacggagtacacctacttgcattCCGTACTGTTCAGTACGTGCATTTTTGCAGCCAGCGGGAGTACACACGCTCGAGCCTTGTACCACCATGACCCGCCATCCTTCCCATGCTGCGTTGGCAACATGCAAAGAACAGGTGGATATTCAggctgcacaagtactgcacaagtactcgctTGTATTTGCATGTCAACTTGTACGAGTGCAGTcagtccatgtacttgcggtacATGTGTTCCTTGTTGCTGGGCGAATGATGGATCCGAATGGGGTATATCGTGACGatgagtaagtacggagtaaatactGGCAATACAActaactacagtacaagcattaattactactccgtattgcgTAATACTCTGCAGTGTTTGTACAGCGCATGTGccccgtacttgctgtgccACTCACTAACTACAGTAGTGCAGCATTGCTGGGTGGTGCTGCACTGGCGTGTGCCTACAGGAGGTTAGTACCGAGCAAGTATACCAAGGCTTGGCCTTGTCCCGACCTTGCTAGTGGGTATGGGGACTAGCTTGTCCAATTCGTCCTAACCTTGCCGATGCgacttacttacagcagacCCTCGAATTCCCGCTCGGGTGCACTATTCCCTACCATCCATGTATCAACCGCTGGCTCGTTCTCGCATTTTCTAGTCGGTCGTTTTCTACGAACCGCTTTTCGCTCGCATCTTTACttgtatgcaagtactcgcgcTTCTCCATCGCCTTCACCTTCCCAACAAACCCCTTGGGTCGGCGCACGTACAAAACCCATCCCGTCCATCGGCCGCTCCGTCGAAAGTCGCGTCGCTACCTCTCCGGACTACTGATGAGACCTCTCAGCGTCTGAGCTAGCTGGCTGGCTCTGGACAACTCCGAACGGACCAACTGCGGACCGCCGACGAACAGACGAGATTGATCGCCGGATTGGCACCTTCTCCCCTCGCCGTGAATCAGTCCCTCCTCATctcgctcctcgccgtcctctcccGTCCATCAACGGAGAGACGGACAGGTGAAGagctccctcccctcccccgcccacccgctcgccgcccacccacccaccacccTCTGGTCGACGACCCAGCATTCCACTCTAGCCAGCCGTTGTCCGACTCCGACCCTGCTTGGCGTCGCACTCGCCGCCTGCTTGCTTCATCTACCCCAAACAAGGTCATCCGTCAGCCGCGCATTGAACGAGAGAGaggaacgacgacggcgcgtcCCCGCGTCCCCGaccatggacgacgatgtcGGCAACCAACTTGTAGACAGCAGCAAGCAGCAAGCCTCATCCGTTGTCTCTCCAGATTCAAACGCTGCCCAGCCGGTGCCGTTCTGGGATTCGTCCACACCTGGGTCCAGCTCGAGGATGAGCAACACCTTCGAATTCACCTCGGCCCCTTCGGAGGCTTCGATCCCCTCCTTCGATCCCGCCATTGCCGCATTCGCCGACATGTCCTTTATCCGCCCGTCGGGCCCTTCACCGCAATATGCCGCCCAGCAGCAGAAGGGCCTACCGGCAGGCTCCTCGCAACCGGAATGCTTCCACCGACGAGACCAACACGATAAGAAGCGGTTAAAACCAGATCCCGACACGCCGGCGTTGGACTCGATGGATTACTGGATCAATTTCGATGGCGATCTGGACGAGATGGGCAGCTTCGAGATTGACTATTCCAACCGCAACGATCCCACGGGCCAAAATCGGTGAGTCGAACCGACACCTCCTCTTGTCTTCTGCCCTCCTCCTGCACACCCACACCCCTTTGCTGactcgaccgaccgaccaGAGCGGGCACGGCCGGGAGCACGATGCCGGGTTTGGGAAGCGGTCAGTATTCCGCGGCCATGGCACCGTTTAGGGAAGAGGacttcatcgacgacaccGCCTTCGACCAAGCcctctccgacgacgaggacctgtTCGATTCAGCCCACCTCGGCGAGCAGATGTCCGAGATGGAAAAGTTGGCCCCTCCGCAGCCACCGcagcctccgcctccgctgCCGATGCTATCCGTCCCTGCGGTTGGGAAGCACCAAGCTCTTTACGCATCACCGCAGGCTTGGGATCGAGTCCAGCTTGGCATGCGACCGCCCATGGCGCCGAACGACATGCCGCGCCAGTTTCGACGAGACATTTGGGACGCACTTCCCCACGGCGCGAACCAGGTTCTCAGCCCCGAAGAGCAGCGGCGCCTGCTCGAAATCGCTCTCAATACCGGCAGGATGCCGGGCAGCTTCATCCCCCCCAACGGATTTGGCATCGGGTTCGGTGCCGGGCTCggcgcccgcccgcccgccgaGTTTGAAAAGCGTGCAGCCCTTACGGCGAAGCGACGGAGCAGTTCTGCGAGCGCGCCCAAAGCGGAAGAGTCGTCGGCGGATGGGAAGCGGAAACAACAGGACAAGAAGCCTGCCGCGACAAAGGCAGGGCCGTCCAAGAAACCGGGAGATCATGCAAAGCCTAAATCGGCCGACAGAATTGCCCATAATGACGTCGAGCGCAAGTATCGGACCAACCTCAAGGACAGGATCGCAGAGCTGCGCGATGCTGTGCCGGCGCTACATTCGCCGGCGCACGAGGCCGAGTCGGATGGCGGATCTGGTCAGCAAGGTGCGGCCAAAGTGAGCAAGGTGCGTTCGCTCACTCCCCGACAACAAGGAAGCCCTTGCGAGTGCGGTAACTGACGTCACCCAGGGCACCGTACTGACCAAGGCCACCGAGTATATCCAGCTGCTGGAGCAACGAAACAAGGACATCATGACGGAACACCAGCAATTGGCCCGTCGTCTGCAGGCCTTTGAGACGCTATTCAACAGCGTCACTCGACCAGATCTCATGATGCCGAATCACAGCATGGCTCTTTTTGACCCTAGAGGCTTCTGCTGATGCGAGCCATCTCACGACACGAACCGCGCACGTACATATTCATCACCACTTCCAACCGGGCCAGACCTTTTCCGCCGCAGTGAACCGAGAACAACGCCTAGCATTGCAACTTTGAACGAAGCGTCTTGTGTATAATACAACGAGCATTGGGTTGGGCGAAATTTGCATCGCAAGATGGAACAGTATGAGAGGCGGAAGTAATGAACCAGACTCTACAGTACACTGGAAACGGCCAATACCGCACCGGGGGGGCGGCGGGCTCAGCCTCCGCATCGCCTATTACATGATTACGAGCAGCCTGCGTCGCAAATTTCCACCTTGACGGTCAAGCCAGCCGCATTTGTGAAGGACACCTTGGGTGTCGTGACGTCGATTTGGACCTCGACAACActcctgtacttgctgtcaCCTTTCCGCACCCTCCATGCTCACAGTGGGGAGTACGACGAATAGTCCTTGCCTCCGCAACACGCAAGGCCATGGGAGAATTGACACGGCCTAGAATTGGCCGGCAAAATGACGTGTCTGAATCGTATTCGTGCGCAGCCAGCCCTCAGCTGGTCGCCGTTGCATGGTGGTGCATGCCGTTGTGCTATACAGAAAGTAGCATGTGTATCGTTTACGACCGCAACGCCTCAATGTCATCCACCTCCTTGACGGCTTCTGTCGACAAAATGTATGGCGAGTCCCCGTCCACGCACACACTATCCTCGATCCGGATGCCCATGCCCCGAAAGTGCCTTGGCCAGCGCTCGTCATCGGGCACGTACACACCCGGCTCGATGGTGACGCACTGTCCCTTGCGGAGCTTCTCCCTGCGACTGAACCCCGGGCAGTCATGcacgtcgaggccgatgtAGTGGCCGACATGGTGGGGAAACAGTTGGTCGATTGAGCTCATGGTGACGTTAAATCCGATGCCGCAAAGTTGGTCAACCAGGCCACGAGCGGTGATGCCGTGTATGTCCTCGAGGGACATGCTGGCCGACTCGCAGCAGAGAGCCACGCTGGACCGTTGCACCTTGAGCACGGCTTCGTAGAGGTCGCGTTGGGCAGGCGTGAACTTGCCGGAGACGGGCCACGTGCGTGAAATGTCCGTGACGTAGGTGCCAtactcgccgccggcatcgaccaGTATGaactcgccgtcgcggaaCATGTTGTTATTCACCGTGTAGTGTATGCAGTTGGCCCGTTCACCACCGGCAACGACAGGGATGTATGCAGGGCCATCGCAGCCGTT includes these proteins:
- a CDS encoding helix-loop-helix DNA-binding domain-containing protein, which gives rise to MDDDVGNQLVDSSKQQASSVVSPDSNAAQPVPFWDSSTPGSSSRMSNTFEFTSAPSEASIPSFDPAIAAFADMSFIRPSGPSPQYAAQQQKGLPAGSSQPECFHRRDQHDKKRLKPDPDTPALDSMDYWINFDGDLDEMGSFEIDYSNRNDPTGQNRAGTAGSTMPGLGSGQYSAAMAPFREEDFIDDTAFDQALSDDEDLFDSAHLGEQMSEMEKLAPPQPPQPPPPLPMLSVPAVGKHQALYASPQAWDRVQLGMRPPMAPNDMPRQFRRDIWDALPHGANQVLSPEEQRRLLEIALNTGRMPGSFIPPNGFGIGFGAGLGARPPAEFEKRAALTAKRRSSSASAPKAEESSADGKRKQQDKKPAATKAGPSKKPGDHAKPKSADRIAHNDVERKYRTNLKDRIAELRDAVPALHSPAHEAESDGGSGQQGAAKVSKGTVLTKATEYIQLLEQRNKDIMTEHQQLARRLQAFETLFNSVTRPDLMMPNHSMALFDPRGFC